In Drosophila innubila isolate TH190305 chromosome 2R unlocalized genomic scaffold, UK_Dinn_1.0 1_C_2R, whole genome shotgun sequence, the following are encoded in one genomic region:
- the LOC117783664 gene encoding protein maelstrom-like — protein sequence MPPKKHNAFMMFVHQWRNNNAEGRRMTTPQAVAHCGEIWKNMTEQQRGPYSSQAKNANVAARAKREPMNSCGQAISAVEQEEREAAEKQMQMKLAIERILRDGREQHDLENTKFVFAAFNYFVKNNESIYIPAEFAACLYSLKSGKTSTYSSLINPDHLIFGHNSEARDHAESTHQLPLPPNAMGESDMSRLYSNILEYLRSCHSDNPHGPLVVFTSSELMPVVKGCFRYLSCDMDEEDKQNILVYDIQYLFYVLKKEVMEMAHLPSNTINKSITDTIFANDFFEYHSGISCQYHEDRDRSKYCTQSMVARWSYILSDHLCGHLAIKLLLGKHLPPKQERKFKVISPNVDDSSRNTSFVSCKSEVKQENKFVPTDHLMFSASVENASDFPSLNARKPRVNHQPLSDYVTAQEPAKNVWNVSASKRSVKDVEDSFNMSRRH from the exons atgCCGCCAAAAAAGCATAATGCCTTTATGATGTTTGTTCACCAATggcgcaacaacaatgcagagGGACGCAGAATGACGACTCCCCAAGCAGTCGCACACTGTGGTGAAATATGGAAA AACATGACTGAGCAGCAACGCGGTCCATACAGTTCTCAGGCCAAAAACGCTAACGTCGCAGCTCGAGCCAAAAGAGAGCCAATGAACAGTTGTGGTCAGGCCATCTCGGCTGTGGAGCAAGAAGAGCGCGAAGCGGCTGAGAAACAGATGCAAATGAAACTCGCCATTGAGCGTATTTTGAGAGACGGCAGGGAACAACATG ATCTGGAGAACACAAAGTTTGTTTTCGCTgcctttaattattttgtcaaGAATAACGAAAGTATTTACATTCCGGCCGAGTTTGCTGCCTGTCTGTATTCGTTAAAGTCTGGAAAAACTTCGACCTACAGCTCTCTGATCAATCCAG atcatttgatttttggtCATAACAGCGAAGCACGAGATCACGCAGAGTCAACTCATCAGTTGCCACTACCACCAAATGCCATGGGAGAGTCAGACATGAGTAGACTCTATTCTAATATATTAGAATACTTGCGAAGCTGCCATAGCGACAATCCCCATGGGCCTTTGGTGGTCTTCACTAGCTCTGAATTGATGCCTGTGGTGAAGGGATGTTTCCGTTACCTTTCATGTGATATGGATGAAGAAGATAAACAGAATATCCTTGTCTACGACATCCAATATCTATTCTATGTGCTGAAAAAAGAAGTTATGGAAATGGCCCATTTGCCATCGAATACTATCAATAAAAGTATTACGGATACAATTTTTGCCAATGACTTTTTTGAATATCACTCGGGCATCTCTTGTCAA TATCATGAGGATAGAGACAGATCCAAATATTGTACCCAATCTATGGTTGCCAGATGGTCCTATATTCTCAGCGACCATTTGTGCGGACATCTTGCTATAAAACTTTTGCTCGGCAAGCACCTGCCACCCAAGCAGGAACGCAAATTTAAAGTGATCAGCCCCAATGTCGATGACTCAAGCAGAAATACTTCATTTGTCTCATGCAAATCCGAAGTCAAGCAGGAAAATAAATTCGTGCCGACGGACCACCTAATGTTTTCAGCGTCCGTTGAAAATGCAAGCGATTTCCCGTCACTAAACGCACGCAAACCTAGGGTTAATCACCAGCCTTTATCCGACTATGTCACTGCCCAGGAACCAGCCAAAAATGTGTGGAATGTTTCTGCCTCAAAGCGAAGTGTCAAAGACGTAGAGGACTCATTTAATATGTCCCGTCGTCactaa